In Terriglobales bacterium, the genomic window GGTGCCGAAGATCAGCCGCAAATGCCCGACGCCGAGACCTTCGGTGAGCAGCAGGTGTTGGGCGGCGACCATGTCGTCATAATCGTAGTGCGGAAAGCGCATGCGCATGCCGTCGCTCGGCTTGGACGAACCGCCGTGGCCGATGTTGTCGGGAATCACGATGTAATAGCGCTTGGCGTCCAGCGGCTGGCCGGGGCCGTAGAGTTCGTTGGCGAATTGTGGTTGCGTGAATTGCTTCCACGAGCCGCCGGTGCCGTGCAGGATGAGCACCGCGTTGGAGACTCGTCCGCGCGCATCGCGCTCCGGCGTGCCTATGGTTGCGTAGTGGAGGCGCAGATCGGACAGCGTTTCGCCGGACTTGAACTTAAAGTTTCTTGCCGTGAAGTCGCCTTCCTTGGGAGCGGGATATTCGGCGGCAACACAGGAAACGGCAAGCAGGCACACGGCGGCAAGGTATTTCATGGCGGCAAAAGGGTATCAGAATGGCGATCCGAAGGTTTCGGAGGTTTCGAACAAAGGAGGTTTCGAACCAAGAGGCCTCGGAGGTTCCGTTATATGCCCGAAACCTCCGAAACCTTTTGCTCGCGCTACTTTTTCAGACTGCGAATGAACTTCACCAGATCGTCGATCTGAGTATCGCTGAGCTTGCCGCCGTAGGCGGGCATCTTGGGCGGTTTGCCCTTGCTAATGGTTTCTTTGAGGTCCTTGTCGGAAGCCTTCTGGACATCAGCAGAGCCAAGATCGCGCAGTTTCAGGTTCTTTCCCATGGGCGTGTTGCCGGAACCATCTTTGCTGTGACAGGAGGCGCACTTGGACGCAAACAGGTCGGGACCGGTGTCGGCGGCCAAGGAAAACGCCGGCAGCACCAGGCTGAGGGCGAGAATCAGCAACGAGGACTTGAGCAGCAAATTCTTCATTCACTTTTCTCCAGTTCAGGTTCGCGAAATCGGCGCAGCCAGAGTCGCCAACCGGGTTGGATGCAAACGGGAGGCCGATTGTACGCCGATGTATGTGTGTGCAGGCAATAGGTTTGGATTCGCTGCCCGAATGGGATCGAATTTTGGGCGCGAAAAAACGCGCCGGTCGGGTGATATTCCTCAACCAGCGCCGTCTCGTGCTTTGCGCAGGCGCACATATCCATGCATAAGTTCTTGAAAACTCGGCGCGTCGGTGCAAGCGGCAGTTTGGCACGAGGGGTGCCTTTAAAGCCGTGGATCAAGCCTGGAAGTTGGAGAGTCCGCTTTGGAATCCTGCGTGATGGTGATTGGCGTTAGCTTCCGGACGGCACCGGTGGCGGTACGCGAGCGATTCTGGATCAGCGAACCGCGCCGCTGCGACGCGCTGGCGCAGTTGTCCCGTGCCGACGCTATCGATGAAGTCGCGGTGCTGGCGACCTGCAACCGGACGGAATTCATCCTGTGGACGCGCGATCCGGCCACCGCTTCCGGATCCGTGCTCAACTTTTTGACCCGCGAGTACGGCCTGCGGCTGTGCGAGTGGAAGCACTTTTACCGCAAGATCGACGAGCAGGCGTTGCAACACATTTTCCGCGTCACTTCCAGCCTGGATTCGATGGTGATCGGCGAGCCGGAGATCGTGGCGCAGGTCAAGGCGGCGTGGGCGCTGGCACAGCAGGTGGGCACGACTGGCCGGTTCCTCGATGCCGTATTCCAGAAGGCGCTGACGGTTTCCAAGCGGGTGCGCACCGAAACCGCTGTCGGCAGCGCGGTCGTCTCCTTGCCGTACGCGGCGGTGGAGCTGGCGAAGCAGATTTTTGGATCGCTGCAAGACCGCAAGGTATTGCTGCTCGGCGCCGGCAAGATGAGCGAGACCGCGGCGCGCTACCTGGTGAAGAACGGCGCCAAGGACGTGCGGGTCATCAACCGCACCTTCGAGAATGCGCAAGAGCTGGCCCAGACGCTGCACGGACGTGCCCTCCCCTTTGAAGAGCGGTTGAACCAGTTGCGGGAAGCGGATGTGGTCATCAGTTCGACTTCGTGCCCCAACCTGGTCCTCAGCCGCGAAGAAACAGAAGAAGTTGTGCAGCAGCGCGATGGTGCGCCGTTGCTGCTGGTGGACATCGCGGTGCCGCGCGACATCGACCCGGCGGTGCGCGAAGTGCCAGGAGTGTTTTTGTACGACATCGACGAGCTGGAGCAGGTCACCAGCAAGAACCAAGGTGAGCGCAAGAGCGCGGCCGGCGATGCGGAAAAGATTGTAAACGAGGAAGCCAGGCAATTCCGCGCCAAGTTGGCGGCGGAGCGCGTGGTGCCGACGATTGTCGCCCTGCGTGGCAGGCTCGATGAAATCTGCCGGCAAGAGCTGGACGCATTCAAGCAGGAAGCGGGACCATTGAGCGAGAAAGAGATTGACATGCTGGAAACCGTGGCGGCACGGATCACGCAGCGGATTTCCAACACGCTGGCGCGGGAATTGAAAGATGTCCCGGAAAAGGTGGAGCAGGACCGCATGACGCAGGCGGTGCAGCGGCTGTTTCATCTGGAAATGCTGGCGCAGGCAGTGGCCGGAACCAGGAATTGACAGCGTAAGAAGTGACGAGGGAGCGGCATATGTCCAGAAGCGGAAACGGAAACGGCAAGAATGAAGTGGTGACGGTCGCGAGTTGGAGCACGACCCAGGCTTATACGCTGGCCGTGGTTTGCCTGTTGCTGGGGGGAGCGCTCGGCTACCTGCTGCGCGGCTCCGAGCCAGGAACGGTGGCGCCGGCACAGGCTGCGGTGCAGCCCGCCGGAAACATTGGCCCGGCGCAGATCCCCGGTTTCGGCAGCGTGCCCGGCAGCGGCAGCTCGCCCGAGTTGGTCGACAAAGCAGCGCAGCCGATGCTGGAAACGTTGAAGAAAAATCCCAAGGACACCGACACGTTGGCGAAGGTCGGCAACCTCTATTACGACGCGCAGCTTTACCAGCAGGCAATCGAGTATTACCAAAAGGCGCTGAAGATCACGCCTGCGAACGCCGATGTCCGGGTGGACATGGGCACGGCCATGTTCTACTTGGGCGACGCCGAAAAAGCCCTCGCCGAGTTCGACAAAGCGCTCTCTTACAAACCGAACCATCCCAACGCGCTGTTCAATACCGGGATCGTCAGGTGGCAGGGCAAGAAGGACACCCGGGGAGCGATCACGGCCTGGGAAAAGTTGCTGAAGACCAACCCACATTATCCGGAGCGTCAGAAGGTTGAGGACCTGCTCACGCGGGCCAAGGAACACGCAAAAGGTTAAGCGCAAAGCGGATGCCCTGAAGTGCCTCGATCCGGGCACAGTAGGGCCTGGGGATCATGAGCCGCGACGCGCTGCCGGAGGAAGCTTCTCTTATTCCCTCATCCAGCTTCCTCCGGTGCTTATTTGTTGCGCGGATGCCGTTCAGCGCCCAGGCATGAACAAGAAGAGCTACTGCTCTGTCCCGGTGCCACACTGCTGCGGAGCGCGGCGGCGGAGTATGATTTCCTTATGATTCGTCGTGCTTCTGTGTTCTTGGTGTTTCTGCTGATCATTGCCGCCGCTGCGCCGGCGCAGCAATCTCCCGCCAAGCCGAACTTCACCGGCATCTGGAACCTGGACCTCGAGAAGAGCAACTTCGGCGGGCTGGAAGCGCCCGTTTCGGCGCGCTACCTGATCCGCCACCTGGGCGCGAAGCTGGAAATGCAGTACGAGCACGATGGGCAGGTCACGCGCGTCGACATCGTACCCGACGGTGAAGAGCACGTGCTCGAGACCGGACCCGACACCGAGAACATCGCCCGCGTGTACTGGTCCGGAGCGGTGCTGGTGTTCGAAGGACGCATTCGCCCCATGACCGGAAGCAATGCCCCGCCGGTGAAGTGGACGAGCCGATGGTCGCTTTCGGCGGACAGGAAGGTCCTGACCATCGAACGTCACCTTACGGCCCAGCAGGCGACAGCCGACCAGAAAGTAGTATTCGAGAAACAGCCGGTGCAGGCCAAGGGACAATAAGGTCGAAGGCCTACTTCAGCGTCAACCCGATCGCGCCCGCTGCCAGGATCAGCCAAGCCGAATTCAGACGCGTCCAGGTCAGGACCGCGAAGCTCGCCAGGAAAATCAGCAGGGTCGGCGCGTCGACCACCGAGGTCCGCCCGAGCTGAATGGTTACCACCGCGATCAGCGCCACCGATCCCGCAATCACTCCGTCTAATGCGGCGCTTGCCAGGCGCGAGCGACGTAGCGCGCGCACCAGCGGTTCGCTGATCGCGACGTACACAAAAGCCGGCAGAAACATGGCAACCGTAGCGACCAGCGCGCCCATCGGCCCGGCCAGGATGTAGCCTAGAAAAGTGGCCGCGGTGGAGATCGGACCGGGAGTGATCTGGCCGACGGCAACGGCGTCAACCAACTGCGAGTTCGTTACCCAGTGCCAGCGCTCGACAAGGTCCGCGCGCAAAAAGGCAAACAGCACGTATCCGCTGCCGAATAGTACGGTTCCGACCTTCAGGAAGTACAGAAAGAGCGAAGCCAGCCCGGCGGGCGACGAGGCCCCGGCGGCCGGCAATAACAGCAACAGAGCGGCGCGCGCCTGCCGCGGTTTCCGAGCCCCTTCGAATGCCGTGGAAACCAGCGCCGCTGCGGCGAGCAGCCAAAGCGGATGCGGAATGAAATATCCGGCGAGCGTGGCCGCCACCGCGATTCCCACCAGCAGACCGGTCTTCAACGCGGTGACGGAGTACCGCCAAAGCGCCCGCGCAATGATGGCGATGATCACCGGCTTCACCGCGTGCAGCACGGCATCCATCTGCGGCAGGGCCCCGAAACGCACATAAATCCAGGCGAGCGCGGTGACGAAAATCGCGGACGGAAGAATGAAGCAGACGCCACCCAGCACCAGCCCGGCCCAACCGCCGCGCACGTAGCCGAGATAAATCGCCATTTCGGTGGAATTCGGACCCGGCAACAGGTTGACGGCGCCCAGGAAATCGAGAAAACGCTCGCGGGTGAGCCAGCCACGGCGATTGACGCACTCGTCCTCCATCATCGCGATGTGCGCCGCCGGTCCGCCAAAAGCGGTGACTCCGATCTTGAGCAGCACCAGGACTACCTCGCGAAGCCGGGACTTCGACTTCGCAACCGGTTCGGTTGGCATGGCCGCGATTAAAGTATCTGCGGGCGCTGAAAACAAGGGCGGCCAGCGCCTCGCCTGCATCGCGCTATTTCGCCCGTCAGAATCACCAGGGTGGGTGATATCGCTCACAACGGCCCGGTACATCGCTGGCGCACGCGCCTAAGCAGCTGATTCTGCGCGCCTTGCCGACCTCCCGCCAATGGCCGATAACGTGCATTTTTGGGCGGTAGAGGGAGTGACATGGCGTCAAGCTTTGGCAACCGGCTGTTTCAAACACTTGCCTCCGTCAGGACGGGAATCATTCTTCTTATCATCCTGGGCGTGGTAGCCGCGGCGGGGACACTGATCCTGCAGCGACCCATGACCGACGCCGACCAGATGGCTCGCGCCTACTCGCCCGGCACCCTGCACTGGCTCGATCGCAGCGGACTGACGGACGTGTATCACACCTGGTGGTTCGCGCTGTTGATGGCGGCGCTGGGCATCAGCATCATCTTTGCCTCGATCAATCGTTTTCCCAAGGCCTGGCGGCTGTTGGCGCACCCGTATCGGCAAGCCGAGCCCCATTTTCGCGCCGTGCTCCCCACGCAACGCACCCTCGCGATCGGCGACGCCGAGCACGCAACCGCCGCGGTGGAGCGTGCTTTCCGCAAAGCCGGCCTGCGTCCGCGGCGCGTGACCCAGAACAATCAAACATCAATTTATGCGGAGAAGAATTTGTGGTCCGTGCTCTCCGTGTACGTTGTCCATGCCAGCCTGCTGCTGATTCTGACGGGCGGCATCGTGGACGCCTTTTTCGGATACAAGGGCTACCTGATGCTGACCCCCGGCCAGAGCACAACCAAGCTGGAGCAGACCAACGGCATCACGCGCCCGCTGCCGTTCACCCTGCGCTGCGACGGCACCGGCCAGGAGAATTATCCCGACGGTACGCCCCGGAAGTGGTGGTCGAAGCTGACCGTGCTCGAGGACGGTCGGGAGACCCTGCGCAAAGAGATCGTCGTTAACGATCCCCTGGTCACGCACGGCATTCGCTTTTACCAGGCCGGCTACGGCATGACCGGGGACGTCGAATCGGTGCTGCTCAACGTCACACGCGGAGCGGACACCCGGCAAATTACACTGCGCAGCTACCAGGCCGCGCAAGTGGACGCCGACACGACGGTCTCGCTCGCCGAATTCATTCCCGACTACGTCATGCGCGAAGGTCAGATCTATACGCGCTCCAAGGATCCGGTCAATCCGGCGCTGCGCCTGGAGATTACCGACCGGGCCCGGCAGGCGAAAAGCGAAGTCTGGCTCTTCCCGGCGACGCGGCAACAGACGGGAAATTCGCCGTTGAAATTCGAATTTGCCGACCTGCAGATGGCCGCCTTCACCGGCCTGCAGGTCTCGCACGAGCCCGGCCAGTGGCTGGTTTGGGCCGGATGCCTGCTGATGGCGCTCGGCCTGGTGATGGCGTTTTACCTGGTGCACCAGCGCTTCTGGGCTATGGCAATCGAGACCAAGAACGGACCGGCGCTGTGGATCGGCACCGCCGCCGACAAGAACCGGGAGCACTTCGTGGAAGGGTTTAACCGCTTGATCGATGACATCCGCGCTGAACTGGTCAACGAGAGCGGCGAGGCGACCATTCCCGCCGCCAAGACCTTGGTTCGGGCGTAGCAGTTGAGGAGAGAGGGAAAGACTCATGTCGCGTGCAACGGAAAGAATTGAAGAGCATCCGGGAATGCAGTCGAGTTACGGCCTGCTGGTCGCGGTCGCGTTGGTAGTCGCCTTCCTGACGTTCATCGCGTTTCTGAACGTCGTGAAACAGGGCAACCTGCTAAACGAAAGCAACCTGCTTTACCTTTCGCTGATCTTTTATGGCGGCGCGTCGGCGCTCTACATCGGCTTCGGCGTGACCGGCGTGGACCGCTATGTCAAGTTTGCGTCCATCGCCACCACGATCGGTTTCGCCGCCAACACCTTTGCCGCTGGACACCGCTGGTATGCCGCCGGGCATCCACCGTTCGCCAATATCTACGAGATGCTGCTGAGCTTTGTGTGGACGATAGCCGCGCTCACCCTGGTGGCCGAGCGCAAGTACAAGGTAAAAGTGATCGGCACCGTGACCATGCCGCTGGCGGTCACCGGCGTCATCCTAATGCAGCTTCTGCCTTCGGCGGTGCGCCCGCTGGTGCCGGCTCTGCAATCTACCTGGCTGCACGTGCACGTCACGCTCGCCATGCTTGCCTACGCCGCCTGCGCCCTCAGTTTCGCACTGGCCATGATGTTCCTCATCAAAGACCAGATGAAGACCGAGACGTTCCTTGCCGTTACCAGCGGCATGGTTACCGCCATTTATCTCGGCATCATGACGCGCTTCGAGAAATGGGGTGGGCTGGCGGTGGCGGCCTGGGACGCGCAAAATAAAGAGGAGATCAGCATCCAGCGCGGCGTCAAGTTGATGGTCACCATCCCCGACCTGGGCTGGGTGTTCCTGCTGGTGCTGCTGGCGTCGGCGGCGCCGCTCGCCATCTACGCCATCGCCAAATGGAGGAAGCAGGAGAACTTCCTCACCGTCGCCAACCGCGCCCTGTTCATCAGCATCGCGCTGCAGGTCATTGCCCTGGCCGGCTTCCTTCTGCGCGCGCGGAACGGCGCCTACGCTTCGCCAGACGCGGAAGGACAATTGTTCCCCACCGCTCTGGCCGCCAGCCCGTTCATTCTTTCCGGCCTCGTGACCGGCATCTTCGCTTCCTTCCTGTACCTGATGCTGCACTGGCGGCGCGAAGACCTGGAGCGCCTGCTGCCCAGCGCCGACGGACTGGATAGCATCACGTACAAAACTATCGGCATCGCGTTTCCTCTGCTCACCGCCATGATCGCCGCCGGCGCCTATTGGGCGAACCGCACCTGGGGTTCCTACTGGAGCTGGGACCCGAAGGAAACCTGGGCGGCCATTACCTGGCTGGTTTACGCCGGCTACTTGCACATGCGCATCACGCGCGGATGGCGCGGACGCCGGGCAGCTTACTTCGCGATTCTCGGCTTCGCCGTGGTGATGTTCACTTTCTTTGGCGTCACTTACCTGCTGCCGGGATTGCACGCGTATGCATGAGTTGCGAGTAGCTATTAACGAGGAGTGAATTTTCCAGTCGATTTCACGTTCCCGGGTTCCGTTTCACGGATCCGCAGCCCGGGAACGTGAAATCTTTTTGGTTCAAGGTGGCTAGGATCTAGGGTCCAGGGTACCAACGAGGAGCTGTCGAAATGAATTAGTGGTGACTTTGCCTGGATTCCCAAGCTTCCAGCCTTTCCCTCAGCCTCTGCCCCGAGCCCTAGCCACTACCTACTCGCCATTAGCCACTAAGCACTAGCCACTCTGTTTCACGCGCTACAATGTCCCCAACGCAGTCCTCACGAGGGGAGTCACTTGCCGCACTTGCGCCTGAACTGGCAGCTCCGGGCACTTTTGCCCGTCCTGGCCGTGTTGTTGAACGGCCTGCTGCTGTTCATCCTGGCGACGCTTTCCCTGGAATCCGGCGAGCGGCGCAGCGTGCTGGTGGTGGCCACCGTGGGCGCCATCGCCATCTGCGCCGTGCTGGTGCTGACGCTCAGCATCGTCTTCAGCCGGCCGATGATCGAATTGCAGGAGAAGATCCAGCGCGTGCGCGATGGCGACCTGGAGGCCAAAGTCAACTTCGCCGACCGCAGCGACGACATCGGCCAACTGGGGCGAAATTTCAACCAAATGGTGGAGCAGTTGCGCGAGTCGCGCGCGGAGATCGAGCGCCTGCACAACACCCAGATGTCGCGCGCCGAGCACCTTGCCACCCTGGGCGAACTGGCCGCGGGACTGGCGCACGAGATTCGCAACCCGCTCGCCGGAATCGCCGGAGTCATGGACATCATCAGCCGCGACTTGCCGGAGAAAAGTCCCGCGCGGGAGGTCGTGAAAGACGTCCGCCAGGAAGTGATGCGCGTGAACCGCATCGTCAGCGACCTGCTGGAAACCGCGCGTCCCAAGCCGCCCGACTATCGCGCCGCCGACCTTAACGCCACCGCCGAGCACGCCGTTATCTTCGCGCGCCAACAGACGCTGTCGCGGGCCATCAAGGTGGAGCTGCAAAAGAGCGACGGGCAATTGCTGGTCGAGCACGATCCCGGTCAGATTCACCAGGTGCTGCTCAACCTGATGCTCAACGGCATCCAGGCCATGGATGCCGGCGGTCCGGGGCAGGTGGAGGTAACCATCGCGCAACGCGACGGGCGGGCCGTAGTTAGCGTGAGCGATACCGGCAAGGGTATCCAGCCCGAGCACCTGCCCAACATCTTCCGTCCTTTTTATACGACCAAGGGCCATGGCACCGGACTGGGACTGTCACTGGCGCGGCGCATCGTCGAAGACCACGGCGGGAAGATCAAGGTGACCAGCGAGGTCGGCAAGGGAACAACGTTTGAAGTGCATTTGCCGATGAAGCGGGCGTAAAACGAACTCACAAGTCTTTCCGGCGAAAGAACCCAGCCCGGAACCCATGTGCCGGGCTGGATTCTGGTCACCCGTTGTGATATCCATCACACCCCCTTGTGCGCCAACCGTAGTAAAGTTATCCACAGATGCCCCGCGACAAGGTGCTCATCGTCGACGACGAGAAGCTGGTGCGCTGGTCGCTGCGACAGAAATGCGAGGAGTGGGGAATGCAGGCGGTGGAGGCCGAAAACGGCCAGACCGCCCTCAAGGTCGCCCACGCCGAGTCGCCCGACCTGGTGCTGCTCGACGTGCGTCTGCCCGATATCGGCGGGCTGGAAGTCCTGCAGCAGCTGAAGCAGAATGGCGACGCCCGCGCCGTCATCATGATTACCGCCGATCCGCAGCTGGACGACGTCAAGGCGGCGTTGAAGCTGGGCGCTTACGACTTTGTCGGCAAGCCGATTGATTTCGACGAACTCGCCGTCACCACCAAGAATGCGCTGGAAGCCACCAAGCTCAAGACCGAGGTCGAAGAACTGCGTGGGGCGATGCGCCGGCGCACCGGCTATCACGAAGTGGTCAGCGTCTCCAGCAAGATGACCGAGCTGATGGGCTTTGTGCGCAAGGTCGCATCGAGTGAAGCCACCACCATCCTGATCCAGGGCGAGAGCGGCACCGGCAAGGACCTGATCGCCAAGGCGATTCACTACGAGAGCGTCCGCCGCGACAAACCCTTCGTTCCCATCAACTGCTCGGCCATCCCGGAAATGCTGATGGAAGCCGAGCTGTTCGGGCACGAGCGCGGCGCCTTTACCGACGCCAAGACGATGAAGAAGGGTCTGTTCGAGGTCGCCGATGGCGGCACCCTCTTCCTCGACGAGATTGGCGAGCTGTCGCCGCTGCTGCAGGCCAAATTGCTGCGCGTGCTGGAAGACCAGGTGGTCCGGCGTGTCGGCGGCATTAAAGACATGCAGGTGGACGTGCGCGTGATCGCGGCCAGCAACCGCGACCTGGAAAAGGCGGTCCGCGAAGGGCAGTTCCGGCAGGATTTGTACTACCGGCTGGCGATTATTTCCATCTTCCTGCCCCCGCTGCGCGAGCGCAAGGACGACATTCTTCCCATGGTCGAGTTCTTCGTCGAGCGCTACAACCGCAAGTTCAAGAAGGCGATTCGCGGCATCACCGAGGAAACGCGCAAGCTGCTGCTCAGCCACGAGTGGCCGGGAAACGTCCGCGAGCTGAAAAACGCCATCGAGCGGGCCATGATCCTGGAAGAGGCGGACAAGCTGCAACCCGCGTATCTGCCGTTCTCGGTCGGACGCGGGCAGACGGGCATGACCGCGTTCCAGTCGGCCGCGGGCGAGAGCGGTCCGCAGCTGGGCAACGGCCGCAGCCTGCCGCGGCTTTCGATTCCGGAAGGCGGGACCTCGCTGGAAGAAGTGGAGCGCGCGCTGGTGGAGATGGCCATGCGGCAGGCCAACAACAATCAGACCCACGCTGCCCGCCTGCTCGACATCAGCCGCGACGCGCTGCGCTACAAGCTGAAAAAGTTCGGCCTCGTGCACGGCGAGGAGAGCGAAACCGAAGCGGAAGTCTCATGAAAGTAGAAAGTCAGAAGTAAGAAGTCAGAAGCAAGAAGTGCGGACATCAGCTTGCTTCCTGCTTTTTCATTTCCTCCAGTTCCATCTCGATGGCGGCGCGGGCGTACTCGGGAAGGTGGATGAATTCCACTCCGATGCCGAGACCTACCAGACAGTAGCGAACCTCTCCCACCGTGCGCACCAACACGCCCGCTCGCAGCAGTTCGAACTGCAGCGTGAGCTGGGCGCCGCGAGGAAACATCCGGGGGGTGTTGATGAACATTCCCTTTGCAGAAAGGTCAGGCGATCGCGTATCCACCCACTCAGCGCAACCGTTGTAGGTGATTTTCAAGTCACGATAGAAAATGCGCGGCATTGCCCGCTGTTCGACCGTCGCCAAAACTGCCATAAACGTCTCCCATCAGGCGCGCGTGAGTTCCTGGTCCGCGAGCGCCAGTTTTCTGGTTAATTTCAGGAATTCCTCTCGGGTGAGCGCGTCATGGGCGCCGAACCAGCGCAGCACCGCCTCGCCAATTTCCTCCGCCGATACCGTTTTCGCTGGCGGCGTTTCGAGCGCTGCGGGTTGCGGCGCGGGTTCGACCGCTTCGCCGTTCAACTCGGCCAGCACCGCGTGCAGCTTGTCGGCTTCCGACGGCGCCATCCTGCTGAACTCCACGCCCATGCCGAAAGTGGGTTGCGAGGTGCGCACGATGCCTTCCAATTGGACGTTACGTCCTCCGACGGCCAAGTCAAGGCGCATGGCGGTCCCGGTGCGCAGGGGGGACATCATCTCGACGTAGCAGCCGCCAAGGCTGAGCTCGTTAATGCGGCCGGCAATCGCGACCTCGCTGCCGGTCTCCCGCATTTGGACGGTCCCGGCGCAGTTAAAGCGCGGATGACGACGGCGCTCCACTTCCCGGCGCTGCATCTCGCGACGTTCGAGGGCGGCATGGTCGATGTTGAAGGCGGCCTGAAGCGGCGACGGCGGAACGACGTAGTGATCCCGATCGACGTCGGGAAGGGGAAACATGGCGGGAAGATGTTCGGCGAACAACACGCGGGCGCCTTCCACTCCCTCCAGACCCACCAGTCCATCCCAGCACGTGCCCATGGCGCCGATCCAGGCGACGCGGTAGCGCGCGCGGCGGCCTTTGTATTCCACCTGCACCGGCTCGCCGACAGCGCGTAAGCAGCGCACGCCGCTGAGGCGCAAGCCGTTGACGCCGATGTCGACGGTGGTCGCAGTTTGCCGGAAGCGGTTGCCGTTGGCGTCAAGGCCGGTAAGCGTTACCGGGAGCGCGATGCGACACCTCTTGTATTGCCGCCTGCCCATGTTGGCCGCCAAGCCTGCTTCGTTCTTCTAGCGAATAGAGTAGGCCCTGAAATGACCGAAGAGTGCGGTTACGGCAGAGTATTTCTGCCCGTTCATACCTGCTTGGGAGCGTATCAAATGGGGAACCACGGGTGATTTCCTCAT contains:
- a CDS encoding PilZ domain-containing protein → MAVLATVEQRAMPRIFYRDLKITYNGCAEWVDTRSPDLSAKGMFINTPRMFPRGAQLTLQFELLRAGVLVRTVGEVRYCLVGLGIGVEFIHLPEYARAAIEMELEEMKKQEAS
- a CDS encoding PilZ domain-containing protein, with translation MAANMGRRQYKRCRIALPVTLTGLDANGNRFRQTATTVDIGVNGLRLSGVRCLRAVGEPVQVEYKGRRARYRVAWIGAMGTCWDGLVGLEGVEGARVLFAEHLPAMFPLPDVDRDHYVVPPSPLQAAFNIDHAALERREMQRREVERRRHPRFNCAGTVQMRETGSEVAIAGRINELSLGGCYVEMMSPLRTGTAMRLDLAVGGRNVQLEGIVRTSQPTFGMGVEFSRMAPSEADKLHAVLAELNGEAVEPAPQPAALETPPAKTVSAEEIGEAVLRWFGAHDALTREEFLKLTRKLALADQELTRA